One window of the Mytilus edulis unplaced genomic scaffold, xbMytEdul2.2 SCAFFOLD_803, whole genome shotgun sequence genome contains the following:
- the LOC139508684 gene encoding complement C1q-like protein 2 isoform X1, with protein sequence MTSAVSILLMIVVIQIAQIFAACQKESDTGFSENLLDPLCKSRKQQTQTNGLSRKTRPAFTASLTHTKALGSNEVMKFDKIWLNNGGIYNPNTGVFTVPMNGLYLVSSSMMSYGVKQLHCHLVKNGQSNVGAFGKEYSQGTLNAVMNLQKDDKLFIKQDGGSDEPVTGAHWSMFSAYLISE encoded by the exons ATGACATCTGCAGTCAGTATACTTCTTATGATTGTTGTCATACAAATTGCACAAATATTTGCAGCTTGCCAGAAAG AATCTGATACTGGTTTTTCTGAAAACCTGCTGGACCCGTTATGTAAATCTCGAAAACAACAAACTCAAACTAACG GACTATCAAGGAAAACGCGTCCTGCGTTTACAGCTTCACTTACTCATACAAAAGCTCTGGGATCAAATGAAGtaatgaaatttgacaaaatctggCTAAATAATGGTGGTATTTATAACCCTAACACTGGCGTGTTCACTGTACCAATGAATGGTTTATACTTGGTGTCAAGTTCTATGATGTCTTATGGTGTGAAACAACTGCATTGTCACTTGGTGAAGAATGGTCAGTCAAATGTTGGAGCGTTTGGTAAAGAATATTCTCAAGGTACTTTGAATGCTGTAATGAACCTGCAAAAAGACGATAAACTGTTTATAAAACAGGACGGTGGAAGTGATGAACCGGTAACTGGTGCCCACTGGTCAATGTTCTCAGCGTACCTTATAtctgaatga
- the LOC139508684 gene encoding complement C1q-like protein 2 isoform X2: MTSAVSILLMIVVIQIAQIFAACQKGLSRKTRPAFTASLTHTKALGSNEVMKFDKIWLNNGGIYNPNTGVFTVPMNGLYLVSSSMMSYGVKQLHCHLVKNGQSNVGAFGKEYSQGTLNAVMNLQKDDKLFIKQDGGSDEPVTGAHWSMFSAYLISE; encoded by the exons ATGACATCTGCAGTCAGTATACTTCTTATGATTGTTGTCATACAAATTGCACAAATATTTGCAGCTTGCCAGAAAG GACTATCAAGGAAAACGCGTCCTGCGTTTACAGCTTCACTTACTCATACAAAAGCTCTGGGATCAAATGAAGtaatgaaatttgacaaaatctggCTAAATAATGGTGGTATTTATAACCCTAACACTGGCGTGTTCACTGTACCAATGAATGGTTTATACTTGGTGTCAAGTTCTATGATGTCTTATGGTGTGAAACAACTGCATTGTCACTTGGTGAAGAATGGTCAGTCAAATGTTGGAGCGTTTGGTAAAGAATATTCTCAAGGTACTTTGAATGCTGTAATGAACCTGCAAAAAGACGATAAACTGTTTATAAAACAGGACGGTGGAAGTGATGAACCGGTAACTGGTGCCCACTGGTCAATGTTCTCAGCGTACCTTATAtctgaatga